Sequence from the Clostridium botulinum genome:
ATAAAATTCCTATTACTCCTGCTGGTATTGATCCTATTAAAACATTTATTCCAAATCTAAATCCAACTTCACCTTTTTTTCCACCTGTAAATATATATGTGAAGAATTCAATAACACTGTCTTTTATCTTTTTCCAATATAATACAACTACTGCAAGTATTGCACCTAATTGTATTACAACTTCAAACATCTTAACAAATTCACCTTGGAAATTTATCAAATCTGAAGCAAGTATCATATGTCCTGTTGATGATACCGGAACAAATTCAGTAAGTCCTTCAACTATTGCTACAATAATTGCTTTAAATATAAATAAAAAGTCTAATCCCATTCTTTTATCACTCTCTTTCTAATAAGTATCCAATTTAAATTATAATACTTATTATGTTATATATTATTAATTTTTCCTTAAAATTATTTTACTTATAGAATTTGTTCCATCAATAGATAGATTTAATTCTACTTCACCCTTAGGTATTTCAATTTCTTTATATTTATAGATTTTTTCATATTCAGAATTATTAGTACTTAAATAATATTCATCCATAATTTTTCCATCTTTAAAAGCGCCAAGTATCATAAATATACTATCTTTATTTTGATCGTTGCCTTGATTATTTTCAGTTATTTTTACCAAGTCTTGCTTTTCCATTAATATTAGATATGCTTTTTCATCTTGTCCTACTTTATTGTCTTCAGGACTTTTTTCAAAAAGCTTTGTTTCCTGTGTAAAAATTGTTGGTGGACCAAATTCATCTTTAAATTTAAGTTCTAAAGCCTTTTCATTTTTTATATATGTTATTGATGTATTACTTTTATTATTTTTTATAGTATTGTCTATTTCTATGCTATATGAGCCAAAATACTTTTTGAGGTTATTTTTATATTCTTTTTCTTTAGTTTTACCTTCATAAAATAGTGGATTAAATTCCTTAGTCATTACCTCTATTGCTGATAATAAAGTATCTCGTTCTCTAAAATAGCCTTTATCTAACGGATCTATCATTACCCACTTGTTATTTTCATTACTCCAGTACTCAACAACGTAATAATTATATTTGTCTTCAAAAGCTGCATCTTTCATTTTGAAAGCTCCTACCCTGCTTTTAAAACCATATGAAACTAATAAATCTCTTTCTATTATTGCCATATCTTTAGCGGATACTTTTCTTCTTCCACCTAACTTTTTGAAAATATCATATGCTGATTTTTGTTTTAAATCATCTATGTCATCATATTGACAAATTGCATTTAAAATATCAATACTTTTTAATACTTTATCTATTTCCTTATCAGATTCATTTAATACTTCCTTCACTTTATATGTACTGTCTAAAGATTTGATCTTTTCATTATTTTCATCCTCATAAAAAAAAGCAATATTATTTTCATTATAATAATTATCCCAAGTTAGAACTTCAAGTTCTTTAACTTGATTTGTTTTAGAAAAATGTACAAAAAATAAAATTATACAAATTAAAAATACTAAAATTGCTTTTAGCCTATTTTTAATTTTTTTACTCACGCCCTTGTCCCCCTTTAAACTCGCTATTTAAAATATTATTTTAAACATGATTTAATGGACTGTCTCATAATAGTTTAGAAACTATAGTATACAATGTAAATATTTTTTATTAATACACTATATACTATAGTTAACTTCACTCTTGATACAATCCATTATTATATTAATATTCTATTAATTTAAATTGCGAAATGGTTAATCCACCACTATTGTCTTTTTTATATGTTTTTATTCTATTGTAGTTTTCAGTTATTATTTCTTTTATCTTACTATCAGTATTTTCATTTATTTCATTGTAAGCTGCTTTAAAGTTAACTAATGCTCTGTCCATGTCACCTTCAACACATATGTAATAATATCCTGCATTATTTAAGTTTATTATGTCCTTTTCATCAATAGCATAGGCAGATCTTATAGCATTTATAGCTTTTTCATTTTTCCCTTTATTTAGATAAACACTTCCTAAAGTTCTATAATATTTTGCATTGCTACTATCTAACTCAATACTTTTGTCTAAAAGCTTTATACCTTCATCTTCTCTTTGATTATTTATTTTAATCAAAGCTGAATTATAATATATTTCAGGGTTTTTAGAATCTATTTTTGATGCAATTTCATAATACTCTAAGGCTTTATTTGAATCCTTAACTATATCTTGATAATATTTCGCTGTATTTACCAAAACTTCTGGATTAAATAAGTCTATTTCTAAAGCAGTTCTAAGATAAGATGTAATATTTTCAAATTTTCCTTCTTCTGCTTTAGAATCTTTAATTATAATGTTAGGTATTAAAGTGCTATATATATTAGAATAGTTTCTATTTAATAATATAGACTTCTTAGCATTTTCAAATGCTTCTTTATATCTTCCAGATTCATAATCATATAAAGATTGTATATAAAAATCAATATATGACTCTTTATTATCATTTATCATTTCATCCAAGCAACTAATAGCCACTTTAGAATCCTCTTTATTTTTATATGCTGTGTATTCTATAAATTTAGTGCTAAATATTTCTGTTTCATTAAGATCATCATTTTTCATACTATTTATTATATCTATAGATTTTGAAACAGTGTTCTTATCTAATGAATATATTTCTGCAAGCCATATTTTATAGATGTTTTCATTTTTATATTTGCTTTGTAGCTTTGAAACTTCACTTATTAATTTTTCTTTATCATATAATGATAATTCTTTTATTCCCTCAAAAATAGCTAATGCATCTTCATTTTTATCATATGCATCTTTTAATAGCTTCAATCCAGTTTCCCAATCTCCAAGTAAAACATTCATTCTTGAAGTAATTATAAGATCTTTTATGCTATCTGAAGTACTATAACCTGCTAAAATTTCTTTTGCTTTTTCCATATTATTATTACTAATGTAAACTGTAAACATTGTATTGGCCAAATCTTTATACGTTGGATTATCTTTTAGGAATAATTCACCATACTCTAAAGCCTTTTTGTTTTCACCATTCATAAAACTTGTTAATACTATTTCATTTGTAATTTTTTCATCTTTTTCTTTTAATTCTTCTCTATTATTCGTATCTATAGTTTTATTTCTTGATTCATATACTTTACTTATTAACTCATTTGATTTTACATAATCACCTTTTATAGAGTAAATCTCTGCAATCTCCATATTATACTCTGGCCAAGGTGTTTCTGCTTGTAACTTTGTATATTCTTCAATAGCTAAATTATAATTTCCATTAAAGAATGCCTCTTCTGCTGGATTCGTTGCTATTGATACTTTTTCTTCACTTGGCATTAAGCTTTTAACTGCAACTACAATCCCTAATACAGTTACTAATGTTAAAATCATTGTAACTATAGAAGTAAAATATTTGTTAGACTCAGAAATCTTTTTATATGTACAAAATATCTTTTGTAGAAAAGAGTTTTTATTTGTGTTTTCCATATGTACACTCCTTACATATTTCTAGTACGTTTACACTTTCCTTATATTTTAACAAACCTTTGTACAAAAATCTACATTTATTGATATATTCAAAAATGGAAAATTATTTGGCATATAAAAATTTTGTGCTATACTTATATTTGTTTTTAGTAATTTATGATAAAATCTTATATTATTAAATAAAATAATTAGGTGGTGACTACAATAAATATTAAGTCTATTTTAAGTATAATTTCAGCTAAATGCATAGCATTTCTTTCAAAACATCTAATAAAGGGAGGAAGTACTTTCCCTGGTAAAATAGCACTGAAAATTGATAAAAATATTTTAAAAACAGTTAGTGATGGCTATAAGGTAATACTTGTAACTGGTACTAATGGAAAAACTACTACTACAAGTATGATAACAAATATACTAAAAGAAAATGGATTTGATGTCATAACTAATAATACAGGTGCTAATTTGTATCCTGGTATTACAGCTTGTTTTATATCGAATTATAAGTTTTTTAATAAATCTAAAGATAGATACGCTGTAATTGAAGTTGATGAAGCTAATGTTAAATTTATAACTGAACATATTTCTCCAGAAATAATAACAGTAACAAACTTATTTAGAGATCAATTAGATAGATATGGTGAAGTTTACACAACACTTAACAAAATTTTAGAAGGTGTAGTTAAAGTTCCTGACTCAAAATTAATTTTAAATGGTGATGAATCTTTACTTGGCAAATTAGACCTAAAGAATCCAATGATTTATTATGGTTTTAATACACCTATAAATGAAAATCATTCTATTGATATAAATGCAGACTCAAAATTCTGTAAAGTTTGTAAGACAAGATACTCTTATAATTTTGTAACTTATAATCATCTAGGAGACTTTTATTGTACCGAATGCGGATATAAAAGACCAATGCTAAGTTATGCTGTTAATAAAATATTTGATTTAAACCCTGAAAATTCGTCTGTTCTTATTAATGATACTGATGTCTTAATAAGTCAATCAGGAGCTTATAATATTTACAACGCATTATGTGCCTACGCAATATCAAAAGAGCTAGGCGTTAACGATGATGTAATAGTGAACTCTCTCCAAAATCAAAATTCAAGTTTTGGTAGACAAGAGCAAATTACTATTGGTAGTAAGCATGTTGAAATAATATTAGTTAAGAATCCAGCTGGTTACAATCAAGCACTTGATACTTTATGTCTTAATAAAAATGACTTTTCAGCTACATTTTTATTAAATGATAATTATGCTGATGGAAGAGATATTTCTTGGATATGGGATGTTAATTTTGAGAAAATATCTACTCTTCCAATAAAAAATATTTTTATTTCAGGAACAAGAATGTATGATATGGCCGTAAGATTAAAAATTGCTGGTCTTAATAAAGATAAGTTTATATTAGAAGAAGATTATGAAAAACTAACTGAATCTATACAAAATGATTCATCTTCTAATAAGGTATATATTTTAGCAACTTATACTGCTATGATAAATTATCGAAAATACCTTCATTCAAAAGGTTACATTAAAAAATTATGGTAATTTAAAGGAGGTAATACTTTGGAATTAAATATTTGTCACTTATATCCTGATTTATTAAATGTATATGGGGATGTAGGTAATGTACTAATTTTAAAACACAGAGCAGAAGAAAGAGGAATAAAAGTAAACATTATTAATTCTTCTATAAATGATACTATAGATAAAGATGAAATAGATATTATATTCTTTGGTGGCGGTCAAGATTATGAACAATCAATAGTATCTGAAGATTTAAATACTATAAAAAAAGACTCTTTAATTTCTTATGTTGAAGAAGGAAAAGTACTATTAGCAATATGTGGTGGCTATCAATTATTGGGTAAATATTACACTGCTCCAAATGGTGAGAAAATCAATGGGCTAGGTGTATTAAATATTTATACTGAAGGTGGCGACACAAGATTTATAGGTAATACTGAAATATATAATGAAGCATGTAATCAAACTTATGTTGGTTTCGAAAACCATTCTGGTAGAACCTATATAAATGATCATACTCCACTTGGAAAATGTGTTCATGGATATGGAAATAATGGTGAAGATGGAAATGAAGGTTGCATATATAAAAATACTTTTTGTTCATATTTTCATGGATCATTTTTATCTAAAAACCCCGAATTTGCTGATAAGCTTTTAGCTTTAGCTTTAAAGAATAAGTATGGCAATGAAGTTGCTTTAGATGTTTTAGATGATAATTTTGAAATAAATGCAAAAAAATCAATTCAGAAAAAACTAAATACAAATTCTTAATAAATTTAAAAATTAGCTAATATCAAGGTTCATATTGATATTAGCTAATTTTTATTTACTATTTACATATTTAGATTACTTATCTATTACACGTTTACCTATTAAATATTGAACTTCCCAGTCTTCCATTTCATCAAAGGTTTTAAATTCATACCCTAATTTTTTATATTTATTTATAATACCTTGAAGTGCACCTGTTGTTGTAACTTTATTTTCTAAATCGTGCATTAAAACAACTTCTATATTATAAACACCAGCCTGCCCTTCAACATTGCTTGTTATTTGTTCTTTTGGCACCATAGCTGCACAAGTATCTCCTGAGTCTATACTCCAATCTATATAATCCATACCTATTCTTTTTAGTTCACTTTTTATATTTTGTAAAGTTTGATAATCCCCTACTGTATTATCAGATCCTCCAGGCATTCTTACAAATCTAAATTTTTTATTTTCTCCTATAACATTATTTATAATTTCAGTACATCTATTAAGATCCTCTATATAATACTGAGTTGATGAATACAATTCTTTATATTCATGATTATTACAATGAGGTATAATCCCCATATCATATTCATTTAATTGTTTTAATGTTTCTTTATATCTTAAAGCATTAGAACCAACTACACAAAAAGTAGCCCTTACATTATTTTCATTTAGTATTTGCAATATATTCTCCGTATTATTAGGAGATGGACCGTCATCAAATGTTAAATAGACAATTTTCCTTTGAGTTTGATCTAATGCATTAGCGCTATATGTATTAAAAATTGAAAAAATTAGAATAATAGATAATATTAGAAATTTAAAATATTTTTTCATATGTTCCACCCCTTTCTTAACATATATATAGTTTGTTCTAAAAATCAAAATATATAGGTGTAAGTTATAGGTAAATATTAAATTTATGTTTCCCTATACATTTAAAAGATTTTTCAGGAAATAAAAAGGATTTTTTAAGAAAATTCCTTATATTATGTCTTGTATTTTATTGTTATTAAATATCATAAATGATATACTTATGTTGATTTAAATATTACTAAATAGAGATGGGGAGATTTTACTTGAAAAGAAATTTAATCTTAAAAACACTTGCATTAACCCTTACTATTTCACTATTTGCTCCTTTTTCAGTAAAAAGTTATGCAACTGAAAATACGGAACAAACCTCACCTAGTATTCAAGCTGAATCAGCTTTAACTATGGATTATGAAACAGGTGAAATAATTTATGCTAAAGATGCTGACAGTAAAAGGTATCCTGCAAGTACTACTAAATTATTAACAGGTTTATTATTAGCTGAAAAATTCGAAAAAAATTCTGAGCTTTCGTTTACTCAATCAGCTAAAGAACAACCAGAATATTCCTTAAACATAAATTATATGGGTAATAGAATGCAAGTTGGAGATAAAATGCTTGCTGATGATGTTATGAAGGGATTATTATTATTCTCTGGAAATGATACTGCTTATATGATTGCAGATAATGTTGCTGGAAGTTCAGACGCATTTTCAGCATTAATGAATAAAAGAGCAAAAGAACTTGGTGCTAATAATACTAATTTTATTACCGCTAATGGACTTCATGACCCAAACCACTATACAACCGCTTATGATTTATCTTTAATAACTAAAGCTGCCTTTGATAATCCATGGGAAAGAGAAACTATGGAATTAAAAGAATCACCTATAGATATCAATGGTTCTAGAATTATATTAGAAAATAGAAATTTAGGTTTAGGTAAGAATGGTAATATTGCTGGTAAAACTGGATTAACCAATGCTGCCGGTGGTTGTTTAGCTGCTGTGTATGAAAAAGATGGTAGAAAAATAGTCGGTGTTGTTTTAAAAAGTAGACAAATAGATAACGTTGATATGACTAAATTTAATGATATGGATTCTATTATAAATTATAGTTATTCTACTGATAAACAAGTCTATAAAAAAGCTAATGAAGAAGTTGGAACTACTGATTTACAATATAAATCTTTTGGTTTATTTGGACCTACAAGAACAATTACTGTACCTATAGTTTTAAGTCAAGATGTTATGTATTATAAAAATGCTATTAATGATGCTGAATCTACAATAACTTATAACGCTTCAAATAATAGCGCTTGGAAATTAGCATTTAATAAAAATACAAACTTAACTTATTCAACTAGAAATCATACTGAAGATGTTAAAGGTATGATAAATGTCTCTGTTGGAAAAATATTAAAAGATAATATTTTATTATATTCAACTGTTTTAGTAATTGCTATAATAATCATTACATTAATAGTTTTAATAAGAAATATGGCTAAAAATAATAGAAAAAGACGTTACAGAAGAAGATATTAATAATAACTCTTTATTGCAAACAGTGTTTTAAAGTTTTATTTATATAAAAGGTGAAAAAAATGAATAAATTAAATTTTAAAGGTAGTGTGATGTTAAATCCCACTCCTGTAGTTCTTGTTACATCTAAAAATAAAGAAGGTAATGTAAATGTATTTACTGTTGGCTGGATAAGTACAGTATGTACAAAACCACCTATACTTGCAATGGGGGTAAGACCTGAAAGATTATCTTATGACTATATAAAAGAATCTGAGGAATGTGTTATTAATTTACCTAATAAACAAATGGTAAAAATAGTAGATTATTGTGGTGTTCGATCAGGTAAAAAAGAAGATAAAATTAAAAATCTTAATTTAAAATTAAATGAAGGCGTAAAAGTAAATACACCTTCATTAGAAGATGCCCCATTTGCATTAGAATGTAAATTAAAATCTATTACGCCATTAGGTACTCATGATTTATTTTTATTAGAAGTACTTAATGTTAAAGTAGATGAAAACTTATTAGATGAAAATGGTAAAATCGGTTTTAATAAAGCTGAGTTAATTTGTTATAATCACGGAGAATATTTTGAAGTTAATTCAAATCCTTTAGGATCATTTGGATATTCTGTTATGAAAAAAACCACTAAAAAAAAGCCGAGAAAAAAATCTAAATAAAATAAAATCCACATACAAAAACCTCTTATAGATTTTTGTATGTGGATTTTTGTTATAAACTTTTTTAGTTGAAAGTGGATAATTTAAAATTTTAGTGAGAAATCTTAAAGTCTTTCTAAAAATATATATTTAAAAATTCCATGAATGGATTTTTCCTTTACCCTAAAGTATTCTATTCCCAATCATTCCATATATCTGGAGTATATCCCACCGTAGCTTGTTTACCATTCCTTACAATTGGAGTATTAATAACTTTAGGATTTTTTAATATAATTTCTTTCTTTATATCAATGCTTCTAATATTATTTAAATTCAATTTAGTATAGTCTTTAGATTTTGAATTTATTAAATCATTAATAGCTACTGAATTTAAAACACTATTAAGCTCACCTTTACTTATTCCCTTTTCATTTAAGTCAATAAATTGAAAAGTCACTCTTCTTTCCTTAAAATATCTTTCTGCCTTCTTTGTATCAAAACATTTTTTAGTTCCAAATATTTGTATGTTCATTATAACTCTCCTATATTTAATATATATATTGCTTATACTAAATTTACATCTACTTTTATTTTAAATCAAGAAAAACTGTACTAAATTTCTATTTAAATACTAAATTATATAGTAAATATATATTTATTATAGTTCTTATAATATTTTGAAACATTGCATTATACTTCTTAATATCTTATAATATCCTATGATTAGTTGCTGAAAGGAGAGAACTATTGGAAGTTAAAAATAGAGACAGTTACTTTGATAATTTAAGAGGCTTCTTTTTAATTTGTGTTATAATTGGTAACTCACTTGAATATGTAAGTCCTACATGTATAGATCCTCATTACTTTATCCTTTTTCTTTATATGTTTCACATGCCAGCATTAACTTTTATATCAGGATATTTTTGTAAAAAAAGCAACAGAACCACACAACAAAAAGTACTTGATACATTCAAAATATATTTTTATGCTCAAACTTTTTATTATCTACTAAGTATAATTGTATTTCAAAATTACGGTTTAAGAATTGAATATTTGCGTCCTAACTGGACCTTGTGGTATTTATTTGCATTAACAGCCTTCTATATAATTTCAGATTATATAAAAAATTACAGAACAGCGTTACCACTTAGTATATTAGTTTCTTTAATTCTTGGTCTTGATGTAAGTTTTACTGCACAAGCTAGCGCGGCTAGAATTATATTTTTCTTGCCATTTTTTATAGCTGGATTAGGCTTTGAAAAAAGACATTTAGAGATTATAAAAAAACATTTATGGAAATTTATTTTGGTAAGTTTACTGTCATTAGGTATTTTATATGTTCTTAAAGATGAAACTTCTGTAGAACTATTATTTGAATATACAAATTACACATTTTATTATGATACTTCTACTTATCCATTATTTATAAGGGTTCTTCATTATATAGGAGCTTTTTCAATTTTAGGAGTTATTTTTAGTATTTGTACTTCAAATAAAACTTCAATATCTTGGATTGGTAAAAACTCATTATATCTATATATATCACACGCAGCTGCAATACAATTAATGGTGAAATTTAGATTATTTAAAATTGATACGCCTTTACAAATTGTAGTTTCAGAAATAATTTTAATTTTAATTTTATGCTTAATTACATATTTATATTTAAATATAAAAAATAAAATAAAATATAAAATATAAAATAGAGGCTATCTTAATATTTAAAGATAGCCTCTATTTTATATTTTTTGAACTGAAGAATTTTTTCGTTTTTCATTTATAAATACAATTACTGCTGGTAAAATAGATATAATTATCATTCCTATTAAAATAAGTGATAAGTTATTTCTAACAAATCTAATATTTCCAAAGAAATATCCACATATAGATAATATCATTACCCATAAATTTCCACCAATAACATTGAATAAAATGAAATCTTTATAATTCATTTTTCCAATTCCAGCTACAAATGGTGCTATTGTACGTACTATAGGAATAAACCTTGCAAACATTATAGTTTTTACCCCATGCTTTTCATAAAATTTATTAGTCTTTTCTATATGATCTTTTTTTACTATATTACTTTTTATTAATTTATTTCCAAATAGCCTTCCAATCTCATAATTCACTGTATCACCTAATACGGCTGCAAATATTAATAATATTACTAAAATATAAATATTTAAAGCTCCCATAGCTGCGAATGTAGCAGCTGCAAATATCAGTGAATCTCCTGGTAAAAATGGAGTTACAACCAACCCTGTTTCACAAAATATTACAATAAATAAAATTAAATAAGTTTGCATTCCATAATTATTAATTATCATTCCAATATATTTATTCATATGTATAAATATATCTACTATTTGACTTGCGTTTTCCATATTTTACTCCTTATTTGTGTAATTCAAGTATTATTTTATTAAATATGATTATATATCATATTTCTTTAACTTTTTACTTTTTACCTAAATTTAACATAAATTTAATATAATAGATGTCATACCATTTTTGCATTTTTCCACTTTCCACTCTTATATCTTAATACAGATATTGTAGATGCTAATATCCACCCTAATGGTATTGCCCACCATATTGCCTTTTGTCCAATAAAATTTGATAAAGTATATGCAGCTATTACTCTTAATGATAAATTACATAATGTGCTTATCATGAATACTTTGATATCCCCTGCTCCCCTAAGTACTCCATTTGTAGTTACCATAAGTCCCATAAGTACATAAAAAATTGAAACTACTGTTATATACTCTACACCTATACTAATAGCTTCTTGATTGATGTTTGAATCAACAAATACTCCTATTATATTTTTTGCATATACATGCAGTAACATTGCAATTATAAAACAAAATATACCTATCATTTTTAGTGCTGCTTTATATCCATCCTTTACACGCCCTATTAAATCAGCACCAATATTTTGAGCTGTAAATGTAGATACTGCGCTACTTATATTAACCATTGGCATAATAATTATAGAATCTATTCTGGTAGCTGATGTATATGCCGCAATAGTTACAACTCCATAAGTATTAACTAAAGCTTGAACAAACAAATTTCCTATTGATACTATCGCTTGTTGTATTATTGATGGAATAGCTATTTTACATGTTTTTTTCAATATATTAATATCAAATATTTTATATTCTTCCTCTACATCTATTCTTTTTACCTTTATTAAAAGATATATTAATGAAAATACTGCGGCTACACCTTGAGATATTAAAGTTGCATATGCTGCACCTACTACTCCCATTTTAAATTTTATTACAAATAATAAATCTAATCCTACATTTAAAATAGATGAAAAAATCAAAAAATATAAAGGGATTTTAGAATTACCTAAAGCATTAAATGCTCCAGTATTAATATTATATATAAACAGAAAAACTACACCCATCATATATACTTTCATGTAACTATCAGCATCTTTTAATATATCAAGTGGAGTTTTTAAAATTCTTAATACTGAATTACTAGTGATTATTCCTATTATCATTAATACTGTACTAAAAATAACTATAGAAATAATTGAAGTATATATTGCTGTTTTCATATTGCCTATTTGCTTTGCTCCAAACATCTGTGATATTACAACAGAGCATCCAATACTAGCTCCAGTTGCAATTGCTATAAACAAAAATGTAATAGGATAAGAAGCTCCTACAGCTGCTAATGCATTAGCTCCTATAAAATTTCCTACAACTACTGAATCTATAATATTGTAAAATTGCTGAAATATATTTCCCATAACCATAGGCATAGCAAATAGAAACACTATTTTTCCAGGATTGCCTTTTGTCATATCCTTTATCATTTAATCACTTCTTTCAAATTTTTTCATTACATCTTGTCTATCTATTTTATATTTCATTCTATTTTGAAGTAAAAATAAAAAGCTCAAAAGAGAAATTTAAATTCATTTCATCCTTTGAGCTTTATTATTATTATATATATTTTTTATTCTATTTATATAAAGAATACATTAGTCTTAAAGTTCTCTATTTATATTTTATTAGATCTATATGCTTATTGTTCTTATTTTTAGTCTAATATTGGCTAATTTATTTAAACTATTTATATTTCTATGGATAAAAAAAATTAGAAGATAAAATAAATTATCTTCTAACTTCTAATAATTACTTTTATATTTAAGTAAAATTTATTTTTATCTTATCCAAGCTCCATTAGATCCTAGTCTATATCCATTAACTGTTGTATTACTAAGCATTGCACCTGAATAATCTAGA
This genomic interval carries:
- a CDS encoding DedA family protein; amino-acid sequence: MENASQIVDIFIHMNKYIGMIINNYGMQTYLILFIVIFCETGLVVTPFLPGDSLIFAAATFAAMGALNIYILVILLIFAAVLGDTVNYEIGRLFGNKLIKSNIVKKDHIEKTNKFYEKHGVKTIMFARFIPIVRTIAPFVAGIGKMNYKDFILFNVIGGNLWVMILSICGYFFGNIRFVRNNLSLILIGMIIISILPAVIVFINEKRKNSSVQKI
- a CDS encoding MATE family efflux transporter gives rise to the protein MIKDMTKGNPGKIVFLFAMPMVMGNIFQQFYNIIDSVVVGNFIGANALAAVGASYPITFLFIAIATGASIGCSVVISQMFGAKQIGNMKTAIYTSIISIVIFSTVLMIIGIITSNSVLRILKTPLDILKDADSYMKVYMMGVVFLFIYNINTGAFNALGNSKIPLYFLIFSSILNVGLDLLFVIKFKMGVVGAAYATLISQGVAAVFSLIYLLIKVKRIDVEEEYKIFDINILKKTCKIAIPSIIQQAIVSIGNLFVQALVNTYGVVTIAAYTSATRIDSIIIMPMVNISSAVSTFTAQNIGADLIGRVKDGYKAALKMIGIFCFIIAMLLHVYAKNIIGVFVDSNINQEAISIGVEYITVVSIFYVLMGLMVTTNGVLRGAGDIKVFMISTLCNLSLRVIAAYTLSNFIGQKAIWWAIPLGWILASTISVLRYKSGKWKNAKMV